In the genome of Macellibacteroides fermentans, one region contains:
- a CDS encoding polysaccharide deacetylase family protein has product MFIEQPPFFYRALFPGVIWRIPSDKKCVYLTFDDGPIPEITPWVLDTLDRYGIKATFFCVGDNVRKYPEVYQMILDRGHRVGNHTFNHIQGIRFWTKNYVANVKKAAELIKSNLFRPPHGHMRFPQVLMLRSSYKIIMWDVVTRDYSPHMTPNGVLNVVKNYTRNGSIIVFHDSLKSEVNMKGALPRAIEWLQQNGYEFKTIE; this is encoded by the coding sequence ATGTTTATAGAACAACCCCCGTTCTTTTACAGAGCGTTGTTCCCAGGGGTAATCTGGAGAATTCCGTCGGACAAGAAATGTGTCTATCTCACATTCGACGACGGACCTATTCCCGAGATTACCCCTTGGGTTTTAGATACCCTGGACCGATATGGCATTAAAGCTACATTTTTTTGTGTTGGCGATAATGTCCGAAAATATCCGGAGGTTTATCAGATGATATTGGATCGTGGTCACCGTGTTGGTAATCACACATTCAACCATATTCAGGGAATCCGTTTCTGGACTAAAAATTACGTAGCCAATGTAAAAAAGGCTGCAGAGTTGATAAAAAGTAACTTATTTCGTCCTCCACACGGACACATGCGTTTTCCGCAAGTATTAATGCTTCGAAGCAGCTACAAAATCATTATGTGGGACGTTGTTACACGTGATTATAGTCCACACATGACGCCCAACGGAGTTTTAAACGTAGTGAAGAACTATACACGGAATGGTTCCATCATTGTGTTTCACGATTCGTTAAAATCGGAAGTAAACATGAAAGGGGCTCTTCCGCGGGCGATTGAATGGTTGCAGCAAAATGGATATGAGTTTAAAACAATTGAATGA
- the queG gene encoding tRNA epoxyqueuosine(34) reductase QueG, which translates to MNLEQKIKEEALRLGFAACGIAEGAPAESEAIYFDTWLANGMHAGMTFMENYRNVRLNPSGLLEGARSIISVALNYYPADLQPQDVPQLAYYAYGRDYHDVIKEKLNELVDYLRREVSINARCFTDSAPILERYWAWKAGLGWIGKNTHLIIPGKGSYFFLGEIVTDLILIPDRPMESMCGKCTRCMEACPTRAIEAPRTLNAGKCISYLTIENRNEIPEKLAPLIGNRIYGCDTCQQVCPWNRFARPTTEESFKMKEELAEMTADKWYALSREQYTRIFKGSAVKRAKYEGLLRNIANYKAINFRKEEEQNTNTYK; encoded by the coding sequence ATGAATCTTGAGCAAAAAATAAAGGAGGAAGCACTTAGGTTAGGCTTCGCTGCCTGCGGAATCGCAGAGGGAGCCCCTGCAGAAAGTGAAGCAATCTATTTTGACACCTGGCTGGCAAACGGAATGCATGCAGGCATGACCTTTATGGAGAATTACCGTAACGTCCGTTTAAACCCATCCGGGTTACTGGAAGGCGCCCGTTCCATTATTTCGGTTGCTTTGAATTATTATCCGGCCGACCTACAGCCACAAGATGTACCACAACTTGCATACTATGCATACGGACGTGATTATCACGATGTGATTAAAGAAAAACTAAACGAATTGGTTGATTATCTACGTCGTGAAGTCAGTATCAATGCCCGTTGTTTTACAGACTCAGCTCCAATTCTGGAAAGATATTGGGCTTGGAAAGCCGGACTTGGTTGGATAGGAAAGAATACCCACCTGATAATCCCCGGCAAAGGATCCTATTTTTTTCTGGGTGAAATCGTAACAGACCTAATCCTTATTCCGGATCGTCCGATGGAAAGTATGTGTGGAAAATGTACACGATGTATGGAGGCATGTCCTACAAGGGCCATAGAAGCTCCCCGAACATTAAACGCAGGCAAATGTATCTCTTATCTAACGATTGAGAATAGAAATGAGATCCCGGAAAAGCTTGCTCCTCTCATCGGCAACCGTATTTACGGATGTGATACCTGTCAGCAGGTATGTCCCTGGAACCGTTTCGCCAGACCAACAACAGAAGAGTCCTTTAAGATGAAAGAAGAACTGGCTGAGATGACTGCGGATAAATGGTATGCCCTCTCCCGCGAACAATATACTCGCATTTTTAAAGGGTCGGCTGTAAAACGGGCCAAATACGAAGGCCTGTTAAGGAATATAGCCAACTACAAAGCTATTAATTTCAGAAAAGAAGAAGAACAAAACACAAATACTTACAAATGA
- a CDS encoding IS4 family transposase: MNIGKTVFAQLMSFLPTYEFNKCVEKYKGNHRVRNFTCKEHFYVMGFAQLTYRESLRDIESCLTAFSNKLYHSGIKQPVPKSTLAEANESRDWRIYADYAQVLIKEARHLYEKDNEFKLDVKNMVYALDSSTIDLCLSLFPWAKFRKNKGAVKMHTLLDLRGSIPTFVHLTDGLCHDVNVMEHIVVEPGAIYVMDKGYVDFFRFYTIIHEQRAFFVTRAKDNMAARRVYSRKVDKTTGLKYDQSIKLTGFYIKKDYPDYLRRIKYQDAETGKIYVFLTNNLELPAFTIAQLYKERWKIELFFKWIKQHLRIKAFYGTSRNAVYTQIWIAICMYLLVSIVKKKMKLEPPLYTLLQIFSLTLFEKMPINELFINTNYNLTSPNSSNQLNIW; the protein is encoded by the coding sequence ATGAATATAGGGAAAACCGTTTTCGCGCAACTGATGTCATTTTTACCGACTTATGAATTCAACAAGTGTGTTGAAAAGTACAAGGGTAACCATCGCGTAAGGAACTTTACCTGTAAGGAACACTTTTATGTGATGGGTTTTGCTCAACTTACCTATAGGGAAAGTTTACGTGACATCGAATCTTGCTTGACAGCGTTTTCCAATAAATTATATCATTCAGGCATAAAGCAGCCGGTTCCTAAATCCACATTGGCAGAGGCCAACGAAAGTCGGGATTGGCGAATTTATGCAGACTACGCACAAGTTCTGATCAAGGAGGCTCGACACCTTTATGAAAAGGATAACGAGTTCAAGCTTGATGTCAAAAACATGGTGTACGCCTTGGACAGCAGCACCATCGACTTGTGCTTAAGTCTTTTTCCATGGGCGAAGTTTCGCAAAAACAAAGGTGCTGTTAAAATGCACACGTTGCTGGACTTGCGGGGCTCCATACCCACATTTGTACATTTGACGGATGGTTTATGCCACGACGTCAATGTAATGGAACATATCGTAGTCGAGCCTGGTGCCATTTATGTAATGGACAAAGGTTATGTCGATTTCTTTCGGTTCTACACTATCATCCACGAACAACGCGCGTTCTTCGTGACTAGGGCCAAGGATAACATGGCTGCCAGAAGAGTGTATAGTCGAAAGGTGGACAAGACCACCGGACTCAAATACGATCAATCTATAAAACTGACAGGCTTTTACATCAAGAAAGATTATCCAGACTATTTGAGGAGGATAAAATATCAAGATGCCGAAACCGGCAAGATTTATGTTTTCTTGACGAATAACTTAGAGTTACCAGCCTTTACAATTGCTCAGTTATACAAAGAACGATGGAAGATTGAACTGTTTTTCAAATGGATAAAACAGCATCTTCGGATAAAAGCTTTTTATGGCACCAGCAGAAACGCAGTGTACACCCAAATATGGATAGCAATCTGTATGTATCTGCTTGTCTCAATAGTCAAAAAGAAAATGAAATTAGAGCCGCCGCTCTACACTTTATTGCAGATTTTCAGCTTGACTTTGTTTGAGAAAATGCCTATAAATGAGCTATTTATAAATACAAATTACAATTTAACCAGTCCGAATAGTTCTAACCAGTTGAATATCTGGTAG
- a CDS encoding glycosyltransferase family 117 protein — MGKYKLINNVLGWVTFAISSIVYLMTMEPTASFWDCGEFISSAYKLEVGHPPGAPFFMLTANLFTQFASDPSQVAVMVNSMSALFSGLTILFLFWSITHLAHRILVNEGEEISNSQLITIMGSGLVGALAYTFSDTFWFSAVEGEVYAYSSLFTAVVFWLILKWEAVADKPHADRWMVLIAYLMGLSIGVHLLNLLCIPAIVLVYYYKKYPNPTLKGTFVALFISFAIIAVMMYGVVQGLVEVCGWFELLFVNGMGMPYNSGVFAYVVVLLGVIAWAIYETMTSNPNKARMNIAFILSVTLIGIPFIGSGYVIGILLIAALTAYLFLSKRTSIEVMNTILVSLLVIVVGYSSYALILVRSSAETPMDQNSPKDIFTLRTYLAREQYGKTPLIYGQTYVSEVKRQNQGGSCAAVTKEGAPTWSRVIKKDKTEKDKYYVSRYESEYEYIDELNMLFPRMHSGDGRHVSAYQEWAQVKGEPVQFDRCGERVTVMKPTFAENIRFFFTYQLNFMYWRYFMWNFSGRQNDIQGNGEVDKGNWITGIKAIDSVMVGPQDDMPYDIANNKGHNVYYLLPLLLGIIGLLYQAYAGEKGIQSFWVTFFLFFMTGIAIVLYLNQTPYQPRERDYAYAGSFYAFCIWIGFGVAGLAKILEKYGKLPAVAAASVATVASLFVPIQMAAQNWDDHDRSGRYAARDFGINYLESCEPNAVIFTNGDNDTFPLWYAQEVEGIRTDIRVCNTSYLQTDWYIDQMKREAYESKPLPISWDRADYIQGTRDVAYIFPMTDQPIDLNTALSFVKSNDPKYKKIPGISQPLDYIPSQTLLYKVDTAAALKHGVIQPADSALMLNEMTIDLKEKEVLGKQELIVLDMLQTNNWERPIYYAVTVSPDQFVKLDGYFQQTGLAYQIVPMSTKGTNKAVNSEKMYDNVMNKFKWGGVNNPDVYLDENTMRMCKSFRMALFSKLAGTLIAEGKNDKALKVLDKAMEVLPAKTVPLDYSALSIGEFYFTLNQKEKAEAVYNGIADNSLRSLRWYFRLNPNQMASVMGDVEHNLAVLQEILRIGKQYDPEYGKAFQEEFDNYRMAYSSVRR; from the coding sequence ATGGGAAAATATAAACTAATCAACAACGTGCTGGGATGGGTAACCTTTGCCATCTCTTCCATCGTTTATTTGATGACAATGGAACCTACCGCTAGCTTCTGGGATTGCGGTGAGTTTATTTCTTCGGCCTACAAACTGGAAGTAGGACATCCGCCGGGTGCCCCCTTCTTTATGCTAACAGCCAATCTCTTCACTCAGTTTGCATCCGATCCTTCTCAGGTGGCGGTAATGGTCAACTCGATGAGTGCCCTGTTTAGCGGACTTACCATTTTATTCCTTTTCTGGAGTATAACCCACCTTGCCCACCGGATATTGGTAAACGAAGGAGAAGAAATATCCAACTCTCAGCTTATCACCATCATGGGTAGCGGACTTGTTGGAGCATTGGCCTATACATTTAGTGACACCTTCTGGTTCAGTGCCGTTGAGGGTGAGGTATATGCTTATTCGTCCCTTTTCACGGCCGTTGTTTTTTGGTTGATCCTGAAGTGGGAAGCCGTGGCAGATAAACCTCATGCCGATAGATGGATGGTACTGATTGCCTACCTGATGGGGTTAAGTATTGGTGTTCACTTGCTTAACTTGCTTTGTATTCCAGCCATAGTATTAGTATATTACTATAAAAAATATCCGAATCCTACCCTCAAAGGAACATTTGTAGCCCTATTCATTTCTTTTGCCATTATTGCCGTTATGATGTACGGTGTTGTGCAAGGATTGGTAGAAGTATGTGGTTGGTTCGAGCTTTTATTTGTAAATGGAATGGGCATGCCATATAATTCGGGGGTATTTGCTTATGTTGTAGTTTTACTGGGTGTAATCGCCTGGGCAATCTATGAGACAATGACCTCCAACCCAAACAAGGCTCGTATGAACATTGCCTTTATTCTTTCAGTTACGCTGATTGGAATTCCATTTATCGGAAGTGGTTATGTTATTGGTATTTTACTGATTGCAGCACTCACTGCATATCTGTTCCTATCTAAAAGAACAAGCATTGAAGTGATGAATACCATCCTGGTGTCGCTTTTGGTAATTGTGGTAGGTTATTCATCGTATGCGCTTATCCTCGTCAGATCATCGGCAGAAACACCGATGGACCAGAACTCACCCAAAGATATATTCACTTTGCGTACTTACCTTGCCCGCGAACAATATGGTAAAACTCCGTTGATTTATGGACAAACCTATGTATCTGAAGTAAAACGACAGAATCAGGGAGGAAGTTGTGCTGCTGTAACAAAGGAAGGTGCACCTACCTGGAGTAGAGTAATTAAAAAAGACAAAACAGAAAAGGATAAATATTACGTATCCCGCTACGAATCGGAATACGAATATATTGACGAACTTAATATGCTCTTCCCCCGTATGCATAGTGGTGACGGACGTCATGTAAGCGCATACCAGGAATGGGCACAGGTAAAAGGCGAACCTGTACAGTTTGACCGTTGTGGTGAACGAGTGACGGTAATGAAACCCACTTTTGCCGAAAACATCCGCTTTTTCTTCACTTATCAGCTTAATTTCATGTATTGGAGGTATTTCATGTGGAATTTCTCCGGCAGACAGAATGATATTCAGGGAAATGGAGAAGTAGATAAAGGAAACTGGATTACAGGCATTAAAGCAATCGATTCCGTGATGGTTGGACCACAGGATGATATGCCTTATGATATTGCCAACAATAAAGGTCACAATGTATACTATTTGTTGCCGCTGCTGTTAGGAATTATCGGATTACTATATCAGGCTTATGCCGGAGAAAAGGGAATACAATCCTTTTGGGTGACTTTCTTCCTCTTTTTTATGACAGGTATCGCCATTGTGCTTTATCTGAATCAGACTCCGTATCAACCGCGTGAGCGCGACTATGCCTATGCCGGATCATTCTATGCTTTCTGTATTTGGATTGGATTCGGAGTGGCAGGGTTAGCTAAAATCCTGGAGAAATATGGCAAGCTTCCTGCAGTTGCTGCTGCTTCAGTTGCGACGGTTGCCAGCTTGTTCGTTCCTATTCAGATGGCAGCCCAGAACTGGGACGACCACGATCGCTCTGGACGTTATGCAGCAAGAGATTTTGGAATTAACTACCTTGAATCTTGTGAGCCAAATGCCGTAATATTTACAAATGGCGATAACGACACCTTCCCATTATGGTATGCACAGGAGGTGGAAGGTATTCGTACCGACATTAGGGTTTGTAATACGAGCTATTTACAGACAGACTGGTATATCGATCAGATGAAGCGAGAGGCTTATGAGTCGAAACCCCTTCCTATCTCATGGGATAGAGCCGACTACATTCAGGGCACGCGTGACGTGGCATATATCTTCCCGATGACTGATCAGCCTATTGATCTTAATACCGCGCTGAGCTTTGTAAAAAGCAATGATCCTAAATACAAAAAAATTCCTGGCATTAGTCAGCCTTTGGATTATATTCCTTCGCAAACATTGCTTTATAAGGTTGATACAGCTGCTGCTCTAAAACATGGAGTGATTCAGCCGGCCGACTCAGCATTAATGTTGAATGAGATGACGATTGACCTGAAAGAAAAAGAGGTGTTGGGTAAACAGGAACTCATTGTACTGGATATGTTACAAACCAACAATTGGGAGCGTCCTATTTATTATGCTGTGACAGTAAGTCCCGATCAGTTTGTAAAACTAGACGGTTACTTCCAGCAAACCGGACTCGCCTATCAGATTGTGCCGATGAGTACCAAAGGAACAAACAAGGCAGTAAACTCTGAGAAGATGTACGACAATGTAATGAACAAGTTTAAATGGGGAGGCGTAAATAATCCGGATGTTTATCTGGACGAAAATACCATGCGTATGTGTAAAAGCTTCCGTATGGCTCTGTTCAGCAAATTGGCAGGAACGCTTATTGCAGAAGGCAAAAATGACAAGGCATTGAAAGTCCTTGATAAAGCCATGGAAGTTCTACCGGCAAAAACGGTTCCATTGGATTACAGTGCCCTTTCTATCGGTGAGTTCTACTTTACGCTCAACCAGAAAGAAAAAGCAGAAGCAGTTTATAACGGTATTGCCGATAATTCACTTCGAAGCCTTCGCTGGTATTTCAGGTTAAACCCAAATCAGATGGCTTCTGTAATGGGAGATGTAGAACATAATCTGGCTGTTTTGCAAGAAATTTTAAGAATCGGAAAACAGTACGATCCTGAATATGGCAAAGCATTCCAGGAAGAATTTGATAATTACCGTATGGCATATAGTTCCGTACGCAGATAA
- a CDS encoding beta-N-acetylhexosaminidase, producing MKVNLISGICISLLMLSCKQEAPLNYQVIPTPQSVAYKTGHLDLPSEVKIAFPESVKKEADVLQEILSSDFNCRTILDPQNTMADIQLELTTGQSEKEKDGYSIDVSSKGIKITSGTSTGIFYGIQTLRQILRANEGKLTVQKGTISDYPAFEWRAFMLDEGRHFKGKEVVKQLLDEMARLKMNVFHWHLTEDQGWRIEIKKYPMLTEVGSYRDSTEINHFGSNEYDGKPHQGFYTQDDIKEIVTYAADRHIMVVPEIEMPGHASAAIAAYPWLGTTGKKIKVPCKFGVQYDIYNVADPKVVNFLTDVIDEVITLFPSPVFHIGGDEVRYDQWNESPMVQSYMKKNDLATPAELQVYFTNTVSNILASKNKRMMGWNEITGAKLHEYQSEKDTKEGNEKLAAGTIVHFWKGDSSLIVSTLKKGYEVVNSFHEYTYLDYDYKSIPMEKAYNFNPIPAGLPTELQSKVLGTGCQMWGEFIPTTESMNYKVYPRIAAYAEVGWTEAGNKDYQKFKLALANFLTRWSSMGIKYGPTE from the coding sequence ATGAAAGTTAACCTTATTTCGGGGATATGTATATCTCTATTGATGCTTTCCTGCAAGCAGGAAGCTCCTTTAAATTATCAGGTAATTCCAACACCTCAGTCAGTTGCTTACAAAACGGGGCATCTCGATCTTCCTTCAGAAGTTAAAATAGCTTTTCCTGAAAGTGTCAAAAAAGAGGCAGATGTGTTACAAGAGATCCTTTCTTCTGATTTCAATTGCAGAACAATATTGGATCCGCAAAATACTATGGCAGATATCCAACTGGAGTTAACTACAGGCCAATCAGAAAAAGAAAAAGATGGTTATTCTATTGATGTTAGTTCAAAAGGTATCAAAATCACATCAGGAACTTCCACTGGTATCTTTTACGGCATCCAAACCTTGAGACAAATACTTAGGGCAAACGAAGGGAAACTAACCGTTCAAAAGGGTACTATCTCAGACTATCCTGCATTTGAATGGAGAGCATTCATGCTAGACGAAGGACGCCATTTTAAAGGCAAAGAGGTTGTAAAGCAATTACTTGACGAAATGGCCCGTTTAAAAATGAACGTGTTCCATTGGCACCTCACGGAAGACCAGGGATGGAGAATTGAAATCAAGAAATATCCGATGCTTACAGAAGTAGGTTCATACCGGGACTCAACCGAAATTAATCATTTCGGAAGCAATGAATACGACGGTAAGCCTCATCAAGGATTTTATACACAAGATGATATTAAAGAGATTGTAACTTATGCAGCCGACCGCCACATCATGGTTGTTCCTGAAATAGAGATGCCCGGACATGCAAGTGCAGCCATTGCAGCATATCCCTGGCTCGGAACAACAGGCAAAAAGATAAAAGTTCCTTGTAAATTTGGTGTTCAATATGACATTTATAATGTGGCAGATCCTAAAGTCGTGAATTTCCTTACAGACGTTATCGACGAAGTAATCACACTCTTTCCTTCACCGGTATTTCATATTGGCGGCGATGAAGTTCGTTATGACCAGTGGAACGAATCACCTATGGTACAATCCTATATGAAGAAAAATGACCTTGCAACTCCGGCTGAATTGCAGGTATATTTCACAAACACTGTCTCCAATATACTAGCCTCAAAGAACAAGAGGATGATGGGATGGAATGAGATTACAGGAGCTAAGCTTCACGAATATCAATCAGAAAAGGATACGAAAGAAGGAAATGAGAAGCTGGCTGCAGGTACCATTGTTCACTTCTGGAAGGGGGATTCAAGTCTAATTGTCAGCACCCTCAAAAAAGGATATGAAGTTGTTAATTCTTTCCATGAATACACTTACCTGGACTATGATTACAAATCTATACCCATGGAAAAAGCTTATAACTTCAATCCTATACCTGCAGGACTTCCTACTGAATTACAATCCAAGGTATTGGGTACTGGATGTCAGATGTGGGGAGAATTTATACCAACCACAGAAAGTATGAATTATAAAGTATATCCACGAATAGCAGCATATGCAGAAGTGGGCTGGACTGAAGCTGGTAACAAAGATTATCAAAAATTTAAATTGGCTTTAGCCAATTTCCTTACACGCTGGAGCTCAATGGGGATAAAATATGGCCCTACCGAATAA
- a CDS encoding S28 family serine protease produces the protein MKRISHLLLLLLLVIVSANASNKELYQKLCTLKGVITVDSLPSDYSSEKYVVTIRQPLDHKHPEKGSFTQRVVISHEGFDRPTVLVTEGYGGDYALNPRYRDELAGLFQTNTVFVEHRYFSGSVPDTVDWQYLTAQNSASDLHLITTLFKQIYPQKWISTGISKGGQTALIYRAFFPNDVDITVPYVAPVSRSAEDGRHEPFLNVVGDKKTRQAILSFQREVLKRRGEIIPLMEKFCMEKQLSFRISMNEVLDYCVLEYSFAFWQWGTPASQIPANSATTEVLFKHLTEISGPDYFATGQPTQAFFIQAARELGYYGYEIEPFKDLLFIRTAKDYLQRIMLPEGITIQFQPELYKKLTNFIATSDPRLIFVYGEYDPWTSVGITKLDGKKNMFVAIQPKGSHRARINTLPDSLRDKVIKTINLWLEK, from the coding sequence ATGAAACGTATCAGCCACCTGCTCCTGCTGCTATTGTTGGTTATAGTCTCGGCTAACGCATCCAACAAGGAGCTCTATCAAAAACTTTGTACCCTGAAGGGAGTTATTACCGTAGATAGCCTGCCTTCCGATTATTCCTCAGAAAAATATGTTGTTACTATTAGGCAACCCCTGGATCATAAACATCCCGAAAAAGGGTCGTTTACCCAACGTGTGGTAATCAGTCACGAAGGCTTCGACCGTCCAACAGTGCTTGTAACCGAAGGATACGGTGGCGACTATGCTCTAAACCCTCGCTATCGGGATGAGTTAGCCGGACTCTTTCAGACTAATACAGTCTTCGTAGAGCATCGGTATTTTTCCGGATCCGTTCCAGACACCGTAGACTGGCAATACCTGACTGCACAGAATTCGGCTTCAGACCTACATCTTATCACCACTCTGTTTAAACAAATTTATCCTCAAAAATGGATTAGCACGGGTATTAGCAAAGGAGGGCAAACAGCTCTGATCTACCGGGCTTTCTTTCCGAACGATGTAGATATCACCGTACCCTATGTAGCACCTGTAAGCCGGTCGGCAGAAGACGGCAGGCACGAACCGTTTCTAAATGTAGTAGGAGATAAAAAAACTCGTCAGGCTATTTTGTCTTTTCAGCGTGAAGTGCTGAAAAGAAGAGGTGAAATAATACCCCTCATGGAAAAGTTTTGCATGGAAAAGCAGCTATCTTTCCGCATATCCATGAATGAAGTACTTGACTACTGTGTATTGGAATATTCATTTGCTTTCTGGCAGTGGGGAACACCTGCAAGCCAGATTCCTGCCAACTCGGCAACCACTGAGGTTTTATTCAAACACCTGACAGAGATTAGCGGTCCAGATTATTTTGCCACCGGTCAACCTACTCAGGCATTCTTTATTCAGGCTGCACGCGAATTAGGATATTATGGTTACGAAATAGAGCCCTTTAAGGATCTTCTTTTCATCCGAACAGCTAAAGACTATTTGCAACGGATTATGTTACCCGAAGGAATAACTATCCAATTCCAACCGGAGCTTTATAAGAAACTGACAAATTTTATTGCAACAAGCGATCCTCGCCTAATCTTCGTATACGGCGAATATGATCCGTGGACTTCCGTAGGTATTACCAAGTTAGATGGGAAGAAAAATATGTTTGTTGCCATCCAACCGAAAGGAAGTCACCGGGCAAGGATTAATACTCTGCCCGATTCCTTACGAGACAAGGTGATTAAAACTATTAATCTATGGCTTGAAAAATAA
- a CDS encoding TlpA disulfide reductase family protein — MINRIVVVLFALLGMVSCGKKSVFQLEGNLSNLKNQTIYAVFEGSDKKLTDTITCQKNGRFEIKQKQADYLSVTLYFENKSVWLTVYPEAGEKVILTGDINVPELIEIKGGETNEKLSAFYKRHSTLLKERAQLIEKLHTPSDSLLTDESTTTTKLINIDHQLQEKAESFIRKNPAEKASIVLMYRFFRDSDDTRLLEEFIPLLDSSLKDFFLFKELKSFVARAKRTAIGAEAPGFDLINIYNQPVSLDSFSNKYLLLSFTAPWCEMCQADNLYLDEIKREFPAEKVDMLLISLDTDQAAVKKVLEADTIKWNLVTDSAGQGTSMLELYNVNALPRCFLIDNEGKIVLKTDNGLEVKKVLEQILKK; from the coding sequence ATGATAAATAGAATCGTTGTAGTGCTATTTGCACTGTTAGGTATGGTTTCATGTGGTAAGAAATCTGTTTTTCAGCTGGAAGGTAACCTCTCCAACCTGAAGAATCAGACAATTTATGCTGTATTTGAAGGTTCAGATAAAAAATTAACCGATACAATCACCTGTCAGAAAAACGGTCGTTTTGAAATAAAGCAAAAGCAAGCCGATTATCTAAGTGTAACTCTATATTTCGAGAATAAATCTGTATGGCTGACCGTATATCCGGAAGCCGGCGAGAAAGTGATTCTTACGGGAGATATAAATGTACCCGAATTAATAGAGATAAAGGGAGGAGAAACCAACGAAAAGTTGTCTGCCTTTTATAAGAGACATTCAACTCTTTTAAAAGAACGGGCGCAGTTGATTGAAAAGCTACATACACCGTCTGACTCGCTTTTGACAGACGAATCAACAACTACCACCAAACTGATCAACATTGATCATCAATTACAGGAAAAGGCAGAATCCTTTATACGCAAGAATCCAGCCGAAAAGGCCTCTATTGTATTAATGTACCGATTTTTCAGAGATTCAGACGATACACGGTTATTGGAAGAATTTATACCTCTTCTTGATTCATCGTTAAAGGATTTTTTCTTATTTAAAGAGTTGAAATCTTTTGTAGCAAGAGCTAAGCGTACCGCTATCGGTGCTGAGGCCCCCGGATTCGATCTGATAAATATTTATAACCAACCTGTAAGTCTGGATTCGTTTTCGAATAAATACCTGCTTTTAAGTTTCACGGCCCCATGGTGTGAAATGTGCCAGGCAGACAATCTGTATCTGGATGAGATAAAACGTGAATTTCCGGCCGAAAAGGTTGATATGTTGTTGATAAGTCTGGACACGGATCAGGCTGCTGTAAAAAAGGTGCTTGAGGCAGACACCATTAAGTGGAATCTGGTTACAGACTCGGCCGGGCAAGGTACCAGCATGCTGGAACTATACAATGTTAATGCGTTACCGCGTTGTTTCTTAATCGACAACGAAGGAAAAATAGTATTAAAAACAGATAACGGACTGGAAGTTAAAAAAGTACTGGAGCAGATCTTAAAGAAATAG